A single region of the Prevotella sp. HUN102 genome encodes:
- a CDS encoding TonB-dependent receptor translates to MENLKKILLSTMLLMFCAIVSAQDINVTGTVKDATGEPMIGATVLVKGTSNGVVTDIDGNFALSAAKGSIIIISYIGYETIEMPANANMSIVLKENASELTEVVVTGYQTQRKADLTGSVAVVQTKDLKSSSDPDPMRTLQGKVPGMTISTDGSPSGTGTVRIRGIGSFNSSQDPLYVIDGVPTTASLNSLNMNDIESMQVLKDAASASIYGSRAANGVIIITTRKGKKGDKVKINFSSNLTAQFYNSQSMMKLSNSKEYATAMAQAALNDGFDPVVYSRNYGLDLNAAEGFGISVWDPAAGKYNSYTVNGAYDGYINSRKTMKLSDTDWLDAISRTGFSQAYDLSLSNATDKFTALFSLGYKKSNGVLKYTDFENFSARINTSYNLNKHVTIGENSTITYTDQVNLFPMENALKMSPTVPLYEEDGTTFGGPVGGMSDRQNPLRELYMNRDNRQKIWRVFGNAYIDIKPIDNLLIRSNFGIDFDHSFIHHVIHTFKSDVVKNGTANTTLSAADDLKWTWSNTANYNFTLWNQHTFSVLGGMELYHQNREDMGAYAETFALENYEYMWPDASTGTQRATGIGSGYNLVSFFGKIDYNWKDLLLASFTIRHDGSSRFGENNRYATFPAFTLGYRLSKHIKADWLDELKLRLSWGATGNQAISNTARYGLYVADYGDARESSTAYDLYLAGSGIFPSGFRATQTENKNLKWETTYQWNAGVDFNMFHNSFYGSIDAYIKEVKDMLILPAFLGATGEGGNMWSNGPSLKNVGMEFQAGYRHTTAYGLGYNISGNLDFYRNKVTYLPSTTTGSYAHTTRQNLVEAEKPYGSVVGYVVDGLYQNREEVLASGQENARVGGLKYVDLDGNGRITEADQDWIYNPVPNFNWGLNFEFTYKNFDLAMFFQGVSGVDVYNNQKFQTDFFSITDPGSNKGSRMLGAWTTNNTSSTIPALTTNNTGDEGRASTYFVEHGSWMKMRSLQVGYNFAPQLMDKLHMTSARLYLSANNLFTLKSNGFTVADPENGSWAYPHSTSLSFGLQVGF, encoded by the coding sequence ATGGAAAACCTAAAGAAAATTCTATTGAGCACTATGCTCTTAATGTTTTGCGCCATTGTCAGTGCGCAAGATATTAATGTTACTGGAACCGTTAAGGATGCAACAGGCGAACCGATGATTGGTGCCACCGTATTGGTGAAAGGCACTTCCAACGGTGTTGTTACAGACATAGACGGTAATTTTGCGCTTTCTGCTGCAAAAGGTTCAATCATCATCATCTCTTACATCGGCTACGAAACGATAGAAATGCCAGCCAATGCCAATATGAGCATCGTGCTCAAGGAAAATGCAAGCGAACTGACTGAAGTAGTGGTTACGGGTTATCAGACACAGCGCAAGGCCGACCTTACCGGCTCTGTGGCAGTAGTGCAGACCAAAGACCTCAAGTCAAGTTCCGACCCTGACCCTATGCGTACGTTGCAGGGTAAGGTTCCCGGTATGACTATCTCCACCGACGGTTCTCCATCTGGCACAGGTACTGTGCGCATCCGTGGTATCGGTTCGTTCAATTCTTCACAGGATCCATTGTACGTTATCGACGGTGTACCAACTACTGCAAGTCTCAACTCGCTCAATATGAACGACATTGAGAGTATGCAGGTGCTCAAGGATGCGGCTTCGGCTTCTATCTACGGTAGCCGTGCTGCCAACGGTGTCATCATCATCACGACACGAAAGGGAAAGAAGGGCGACAAGGTAAAGATCAACTTCTCCTCAAACCTCACTGCACAGTTCTACAACTCACAGTCAATGATGAAGCTCAGCAATTCAAAGGAATATGCAACAGCAATGGCGCAGGCTGCACTGAACGACGGATTCGACCCGGTTGTCTACTCACGCAACTATGGTCTTGACCTCAATGCTGCCGAAGGTTTCGGTATCAGCGTATGGGATCCGGCTGCCGGCAAGTACAACAGCTATACCGTGAATGGCGCATACGACGGCTACATCAACTCAAGGAAGACTATGAAACTTTCCGATACCGACTGGCTCGATGCCATTTCCCGTACCGGCTTCTCTCAGGCTTACGACCTCTCGCTCTCAAACGCCACAGACAAGTTCACGGCTCTGTTCTCTTTGGGCTACAAGAAGTCTAACGGTGTCTTGAAATACACCGATTTCGAGAACTTCTCCGCACGTATCAACACCTCTTACAATCTCAACAAGCATGTTACCATCGGCGAGAATTCCACCATCACATACACGGATCAGGTGAACCTCTTCCCAATGGAGAATGCCTTGAAGATGTCGCCTACCGTTCCTCTCTACGAAGAAGACGGCACAACATTCGGCGGTCCTGTCGGTGGTATGAGCGACCGTCAGAACCCATTGCGCGAACTTTATATGAACCGCGACAACCGTCAGAAAATCTGGCGTGTGTTCGGTAATGCCTACATCGACATCAAACCTATCGACAACTTGCTGATTCGTTCCAACTTCGGTATCGACTTCGACCACAGCTTCATACATCACGTTATCCACACTTTCAAATCGGATGTTGTGAAGAACGGTACTGCCAACACAACGCTCAGTGCGGCCGATGACTTGAAGTGGACTTGGAGCAATACTGCCAACTATAACTTCACACTGTGGAATCAGCATACGTTCTCTGTTCTCGGAGGTATGGAACTCTATCATCAGAACCGTGAGGATATGGGTGCATACGCTGAAACTTTCGCACTTGAGAATTATGAATATATGTGGCCTGATGCCTCAACAGGCACGCAGCGCGCAACCGGTATCGGTTCAGGCTACAATCTTGTTTCTTTCTTCGGTAAGATTGACTACAACTGGAAAGACTTGCTGCTCGCAAGTTTCACTATCCGACACGACGGCAGTTCCCGCTTCGGTGAAAACAACAGATATGCCACATTCCCTGCTTTCACGCTCGGTTATCGTTTGTCAAAGCACATCAAAGCCGACTGGCTCGATGAATTGAAACTTCGTCTGTCTTGGGGTGCTACGGGTAATCAGGCTATCTCAAACACAGCCCGCTACGGCCTTTATGTTGCCGACTACGGCGATGCCCGCGAATCATCTACTGCATACGACTTGTATCTTGCAGGTTCAGGTATCTTCCCATCAGGTTTCCGTGCCACTCAGACAGAGAACAAGAATCTGAAGTGGGAAACTACCTACCAGTGGAATGCCGGCGTGGACTTCAATATGTTCCACAACAGTTTCTACGGTAGCATTGATGCCTACATAAAGGAAGTTAAGGATATGCTTATCCTGCCTGCTTTCCTCGGTGCAACCGGCGAAGGTGGCAATATGTGGAGCAATGGTCCGTCGCTGAAAAACGTGGGTATGGAGTTCCAAGCTGGCTATCGCCATACTACCGCATACGGCTTGGGCTACAACATCAGTGGTAATCTCGACTTCTACCGCAACAAGGTAACCTACCTGCCTTCAACAACTACCGGTTCATACGCTCACACAACACGTCAGAACCTTGTGGAAGCAGAAAAGCCTTACGGCTCAGTGGTCGGTTATGTAGTTGATGGATTGTATCAGAACCGCGAGGAAGTATTGGCTTCCGGTCAGGAAAATGCACGTGTGGGCGGTCTGAAGTATGTCGACCTCGACGGTAACGGAAGAATTACCGAAGCCGATCAGGATTGGATTTACAATCCGGTTCCAAACTTCAACTGGGGCTTGAACTTTGAGTTTACATACAAGAACTTCGATTTGGCTATGTTCTTCCAAGGTGTGAGCGGCGTGGACGTTTACAACAACCAGAAGTTCCAGACCGACTTCTTCAGCATCACAGACCCGGGTTCAAACAAGGGCAGCCGTATGCTCGGAGCGTGGACAACGAACAATACGTCTTCCACCATCCCTGCACTTACAACAAACAACACAGGCGATGAAGGCCGTGCCTCTACTTACTTTGTTGAACACGGCAGTTGGATGAAGATGCGCAGCCTTCAGGTGGGCTACAACTTCGCACCACAGCTTATGGACAAGCTCCATATGACATCGGCGCGTCTTTATCTTTCAGCCAACAATCTCTTTACCCTCAAGAGCAATGGATTTACCGTTGCTGACCCAGAGAACGGAAGTTGGGCATATCCACATTCAACTTCTCTGTCATTCGGCTTGCAGGTAGGATTCTAA